CTTGCCGACTACATCGCCGATCCGGCCGAGAAGAAGGCGCTGGCGGACGAGCTGTTCGGGCATGTCGCGAGCGGCCGCATCCGCATCGAGATCAACCAGCGTTATGCGCTGCAGGATGCCGCCCAGGCGCATCGCGATCTCGAATCGCGCAAGACCACCGGTTCATCCATTTTCGTCGTGTGAGGAGACACATCATGCGCGTCGAACAACTTACCTGCTCCATCGGAGCCGAACTCAGCGGCGTGAGCCTCGCGGACGCGGTCCACGACGACGGCCTGTTCGCGGAAATCCGCGCCACGCTGCTCAAGCATCGCGTGCTGTTCCTGCGCGATCAGGACATCACGCGCGCCGAACATGTCGCGTTCGCCCGCCGCTTCGGCGAGCTGGAAGATCATCCGGTCGCCGGCAGTGATCCCGAGCATCCGGGCCTGGTGCGTATCTACAAGAATCCCGACCAGCCCAACGACCGTTACGAGAACGCGTGGCACACCGACGCCACCTGGCGCGCCGCGCCGCCTTTCGGCTGCGTGCTGCGTTGCGTCGAATGTCCGCCGGTCGGCGGCGACACCATCTGGGCGAACATGGTGCTCGCTTATGAGAACCTGCCCGAGCACATCAAGACGCAGATCGCCGATCTGCGCGCCCGCCACAGCATCGAGGCCAGCTTCGGGGCCGCCATGCCGATCGAGAAGCGGCTCGCGCTGAAAGCGCAGTTTCCCGACGCCGAACACCCGGTCGTGCGCACGCACCCCGAGACGGGCGAGAAGACGCTCTTCGTGAACGCGTTCACTACGCATTTCACGAACTATCACACGCCCGAGCGCGTGCGTTTCGGCCAGGACGCCAATCCGGGCGCGGGCCAGTTGCTCGCCTACCTGATCAGCCAGGCGTACATCCCGGAATACCAGGTTCGCTGGCGCTGGAAAAAGAACAGCATCGCGATCTGGGACAACCGCAGCACGCAGCATTACGCGGTCATGGACTACCCGCCGTGCCATCGCAAGATGGAACGCGCCGGGATCATCGGCGACGCGCCTTACTGATCTTCGCGCCTCACATACATCGATCTCAATTACGCTGGAGCACCACATGCAATTCCTCGACGATTCGCTGCACCCCGAAAACCAGGACAAGGTGGTCATCACGGTGGCGCCGTACGGCCCCGAATGGATGCCCGCCGATTTCCCCGAAGACATTCCGGTCACCATGGAAGAACAGGTCCAGAAGGCCGTCGACTGCTACGAGGCGGGCGCCACCGTGCTGCATCTGCACGTGCGCGAACTGGACGGCAAGGGTTCCAAGCGCCTGTCGAAGTTCAACGAACTGATCGCCGGCGTGCGCGCGGCGGTGCCGGACATGATCATCCAGGTGGGCGGCTCGATCTCGTTCGCGCCGGAAAACGACGGTCAGGCTGCCAAGTGGCTGTCCGACGATACCCGTCACATGCTCGCCGATCTCGATCCGAAGCCCGACCAGGTGACCGTCGCGATCAACACGACGCAGATGAACATCATGGAGTTGCTGTATCCGGAGTATCTGGAAGGCACCTCGCTCTCGAATCCGGCGTTCATGGCCGCGTACAGCGAAATGACGGTTCCCGCCGGTCCCGCGTGGGTCGAGGAGCATCTCAGGCGCCTGCAGGCGGCCAACATCCAGCCGCATTTCCAGCTCACCGGCATCCATGCGCTGGAAACGCTCGAACGCCTCGTGCGCAAGGGCGTCTACACGGGTCCGCTGAATCTGACGTGGATCGGCATCGGCGGCGGTTTCGACGGCCCGAACCCGTTCAACTTCTTCAACTTCGTCCACCGCGCGCCGGATGGCTGCACGCTGACGGCCGAGTCGCTGCTGAAGAACGTACTGCCGTTCAACATGATGGCGATGTCGATGGGCCTGCATCCGCGCTGCGGCATCGAGGACACGATCATCGACCAGCACGGCAACCGCATGACGTCGGTGCAGCAGATCGAGCAGTGCGTGCGCGTCGCCCGCGAACTGGGCCGCGAGATCGCGAGCGGCAAGGAAGCGCGCGAGATCTACAAGATCGGCGTGCAATACAAGGACGCCGACGAGACGCTCGCGCAAATGGGCATGGCGCCGAACCGCAAGGCAGGCCAGGTCAACCTTCCCCTGCGCGCAGCCTGAGGCACGGGTATTACTTTCCGGCGCGAACGGCTCGAAGAAGCCAGCGCCGGACATCGGAGGAGACAATGTTGGAAATCGATTGCACAGGGCCGCACGCGCGCGACATCGCCGCGCCCACGCCCACATCACGCAAATACGCGTGGATCATATTCGCACTGACCTTCGGACTGCTCTTGTCCGATTACATGTCGCGACAGGTTCTGAATGCGGTGTTTCCGCTGCTGAAACAGGCCTGGGGTCTGTCCGACACACAACTGGGTTCGCTCAGCGGCGTGGTGGCGCTGATGGTCGGCGTGCTGACCTTCCCGCTCTCCGTGCTGGCGGACCGCTGGGGCCGCGTGCGCAGCCTCATCATCATGGCGACGCTCTGGAGTCTCGCCACGCTCGGCTGCGCCATTGCCACCAACTACGGCGAGATGCTGCTGGCGCGCGCCTTCGTGGGTCTCGGTGAAGCGGCGTACGGAAGCGTGGGCATCGCGCTCATCCTCAGCATTTTTCCGCCGCACCTGCGCTCCACGCTCACCGGCGCGTTCATGGCCGGCGGCGCGTTCGGCTCGGTGCTCGGCATGGCGCTGGGCGGCTTTGTCGCCGTGCATCTCGGATGGCGCGCGTCTTTCGCGGCGATGGCGTGCTTCGGCATCGTGCTGGTGATCGTCTACCGGCTGGTGGTGTCGGACGCGCGCATTGCGGCGCGCTTTCCCGATCGCCAGGCGGCCAGAGAGGAAGCCGCAGGCATGCGCACGAGCCTGCGCGCGCTGATCGCGGGCCTCTTCTCGACGGTCTCGGTGGTCTGCGCCTATGTCGGCAGCGGATTGCAGCTCTTCATCATGGGCGCGGTGATCGCGTGGATGCCGAGCTTTCTGAATCGCTACTACGGGATGCCCGCGGACAAGGCCGCCGCGGGAGCCGCGGTCTTCGTGCTGCTGGGCGGCCTCGGCATGGTCACATGCGGCGTCATCACGGACCGCATCTGCAGGCATGCGCCCTCGCGCAAGTGGCTCACGGCGCTGGCCTATTGCCTGATCTCGCTGGTGCTGCTCTCCGTCGGCTTCAGGCTCGACGCCGGCCCGTTGCAACTCGTGCTGCTCGGGGCGGGAATCCTGGTCGTGGCAGGCACGTCCGGACCGGCGGGCGCGATGGTGGCGAATCTCACGCCATCGGCGATCCATGCGTCCGCCTTCGCGACGCTGACGCTGGCGAACAACCTGCTCGGCCTCGCGCCCGGTCCGCTCGTCACCGGCATGATCGCCGACCGCATCGGCCTGCTGGGCGCGCTGCAGGTGATTCCGTGCGTGAGTATTGCCGCGATGCTCGCATTCGCCATCGGCCGCGCGAGGTATGTGCGTGACCTGAGCCGTATCGACGCATTGCGCGGACAGGCCGCGAACGACAAGCCTCCTTTACACGTATGAGCAACATGCAATCCACCTCTACTCCCACGATCCTGATCGTTCCGGGACTGCGCGATCATGTCGAAGATCACTGGCAGACCCTGCTCGAACGCAGGCTTGCCCATGCACGCTCGGTGCCGCCGCTCGAGCACGACAAGCTGAGCTGCGCGGCCCGCGTCGCCGCGCTCGATGCGGCGCTGGCGCAAATCGACGGACCGGTCGTGCTCGTCGCGCACAGCGCGGGCGTCATGATCACCGTGCACTGGGCGCAGCGCCACACACGGCAGATTCACGGCGCCCTGCTCGCGACGCCGCCCGATTTCGATGCGCCGATGCCGCCGGGTTACCCGTCGCCGGACATCCTGCAGCGGGAAGGATGGCTGCCCGCACCGCGCGCGCATTTGCCGTTTCCGAGCATCGTCGCCGCCAGCACCAACGATCCGCTGGCGCGCATCGAACGCGTCGAGGAACTCGCGCGCGCGTGGGGCAGCCGTTTCGTCGATATCGGCGCGGCCGGCCATTTGAATCCCGCGTCGGGACACGGCGAGTGGCCGCTCGCCGATGAACTGATCGCCGAACTCTGCGGCGAACGCCCGCGCCAATACGCTTCCCTTTGATGGAGAACCATGCAAATGTCAGATCACGTACGGACCGCATCGTCAACGCAAACCGCAGTTACCGTCGAGCAGAAGGATTCCAACACGAACAAGCGCGCGAGGGAAACATCGGCGACACGAACCTGGGCGTGGGGACGAACCCGCGAACCCTATGACTGGATGGACGCGCACACACCGTCAGGAGACCTGAAATCGTGGCGATGAGCATAGCGCTTGCCCGCGCCGACGATCTGAAACCCGGCTCGCGCAAGATCGCATTCATCGACGGGCGCAGCGTCGTGCTGTTCAATATCGACGGCGTCATTCACGCGATCGACAATTCGTGCCCGCACAACGGCGCATCGCTCGCGAATGGCCGGCTGGACGGCCACGTGCTGCAATGCCCGGCGCATGGCCTGCGCTTCGACCTCGCGTCGGGGTGTGCCGTCGGCGCGCCGGGTTTGTGCCTGACGAAGCTGCCCGTCGAAGCGATCGACGGCGAACTCGTGACGCAACGCGTCGATTGATTCCGAAGGCCTCGGCGAAGCACGTCTCCTTTACGCCTGCTCGCCGATGACCTTCCGTATCGCTTCCTCGAACGCCTCGGAGGGCTGACCGCCGCTCACGAGGAACTTGCGGTCCAGGATGATCGCGGGCACGGACTGAATCCCGAGTTGCTGAAACTCGCGCTCTTCGGCGCGAACCTCATCGGCATACGCGCCGCTCTCCAGAATTTCGCGCGCCTTGTCGCCGTCGAGTCCGACACTTCGTGCCGCTTCGATCAGGACGTCCCGATCGCTCGGGTCCTTGCCGTCGCCGTGATACGCGGCGAGCAGCGCCATCTTGAGCGGTAATTGCCTGCCTTCGATGCGCGCCCAGTGCAGCAGCCGATGTGCATCGAACGTGTTGTAGACCCGGTTGCGTTCGCCGAACACGAAGCCTTCACGCGCACCGCGCTCGCGGATCACCGCCTGCGTCTCCCTGATCTGCTCGGGCGTGCGGCCGTACTTGCGGCCGACATAATCGACGATGCCCTCGCCCTGCGGACCCATGTCCGGATTCAGCTCGAACGGATGCAGCGTGATATGCGCATCGACTTCATCGCCGAGGCGCGCCAGTGCGCGTTGGAGGGAAGCCAGGCCCACGGCGCACCACGGGCAGGCGATGTCGGACACGAAGTCGATTTGAAGCGGTCGGGACATGGCGTTGTCAGAAAGTCGATAAGGATTCGACACGCTAGCTCAATTCGCGGTGGTCTGCAGTCTTCAACTCTCGAGCAGCACGAGCGTGCCATTCAGCGCGCGCCGAATATTTCCTACGTGTTCACTAAATATTGCAAAAAATTTGCCGTCAATGACCCGGAGAACGGGCACGACAGCGCGGCTGCCCGACGACGTCAATCAAAACAACTGAACAGGCAGCTCATGAGTGTGCAGCATCAGGTATTCCGCATCGTCAAGATTTGCGGCAAGACCGTTTCCGCGGGTGTCGGTTTTCTGTGTTGCGCATTGCCGGTCAATGCACATGCCTCGACCTTCCTCGATTTCTCGAACGGCCTGACGGGCTGGACGCAATCCGGCTCCGTCGCCGTGCTCAGCACGACGAACGCCTTCACCGTGGGCGGCCAGCCTTACTCGCTCACGCCGGCGGTCGGCGACCAGATGGCGAAGATCACGCCGGGCGGCGGATACAACCAGGTCGGGACCGTGGAATCGAGCTTCGGGCTGACGCCGGGCAGCATCAGCAATCTCGTCAGCGGCACGACGAACTACGGCTACATCTACAAGCAGTTCACGCTGGCCGCGGGCACGTATTCCTTCGCGTGGGCGTATGCCGCGAACGACTACCAGCCCTTCAACGACGGCGTCATGTTCTCCGTCGCGGGCCAGGGCACCCAGCAGGTCGGCATTCTGGCGCTCAACGGCGCGTCGCCGACGTACGTGCCCGCGCAGGCGAGCACGCTGGTGCTCGGCAGCTACGGCACGACCCAGTGGATCATCACCAGTTTCACGATTGGCGCCACGGGCACCTATACGATCGGCTTCGCGGATTTCAACTACAACGACACCTCGGTCAGTCCGGTGTTCTATGTCGCTTCGAAGCCCGGCACGTTCACCGGCAACGCGGTCGCGACGACGGGCGGCGTGCCCCCTTCCGACATCGACACCAGCACGCCGTACTTTTCGTCGAGCAACCTCGGCACGAGCGTGAATCCCGTGTTCAGCGGCGGCACGCTGCGCGTGGACAGCGCGACGGTCGCGAGCGCGCTCTCGATCGGCGCGGCCGGCGGCACCATCGACCAGAACGGCCAGACTTCGACATTTACCGGCGTGATCGCCGATGCCGCGAGCGGCACGCCCGGCGCGCTCAGCATCGTCAACAACGCGAGCGGCGGCAGCGTGACCTTCACCGGCGTGAACACCTACACGGGCGCGACGCATATCGGCGCGGGCGCGACGCTCGCGCTGGCGGGCGCGGGCAGCATCGCGGCGTCCTCGGGCGTGTCGAACGATGGCGTGTTCGACATCTCGGGCCTCGCGGCGGATACGGCCGTCACGTCGCTTTCCGGCAGCGGCCAGGTCGCGCTGGGCGCGCGCACGCTGTCGCTCTCGAACGCCGCGGGCACTTTCGACGGGACGATCTCCGGTACGGGCGGGCTGCGCGTGCAAGGCGGCACCGAAGTGCTCACCGGCAACAACACCTACAGCGGCGGCACGACGCTCGCCGGCGGCTCGCTGCATGTCGCCTCGGATACGAATCTCGGCGCAGCGGCGGGCGCTCTCACGTTCCACGGCGGCGATCTCACGATCACGCAGTCGATGGACACCGCGCGCGCCATCGTCATCGGCGCCGAGGGCGCCTCGCTGACGACGCTCGCCGGCGTCACGCTCGATGCGAGCGGCCCGATCAGCGGTACGGGAAGTCTCGTGAAGAACGGCGTGGGCACGCTCGCGGTGAGCGGCGCGAACACCTTCACGGGCGGCACGCTCATCAATGGCGGCACGGTACAGATCGGCAGCGGCTCGTCGCTCGGCAGCGGCGCGATCGTGCTGAACGGCGCCACGCTCGGCACGACCGCCTCGCTCACCGCCGCCCAGCAACTCATCGTGACCGGCGCGTCCACGGTCGATGTCGCCGCCGGCACGAGCGCCGTGCTGTCGGGCGCGATCGCGTCCGCCGCGGGCACTGCCTGCCTGAGCAAGTCCGGCGGCGGCGCGCTCACCATCGCAGGCTCCGCGTCGCTCGCGAGCGGCGCATGCGTCGCGGCCGGCTCGCTGCGCGCGAACGGCTCGATCACCGGCGCGGTCGATGTGCTCGCCGCGGGCACGCTGCGCGGCGTCGGCGCGATCGACGGCGCGCTCTCGGTGAGCGGCCGTCTCGCGCCCGGCAACTCGCCGGGCACGCTCGCAGTCAACGGCACCGTGACGATGAACCCCGGCAGCACCTTCGAGGTGGACATCGACGGCACGGGCACCGGCACGGGTGCTGGCAACTATTCGCGACTGCTGGTGTTCGGCGCGAATCATCCGTTCGTCGCCGCGGGCACGCTCGCGCCGCTGTTGCGCGGCATCACCGGCGACGCGACCAACACCTTCGTGCCGAATCTCGGCGATACCTACCGCATCGTCACAGCCGAAGGCGGCATCAGCGGGCGCTTTGACACCCTCGCGCAGCCTTCGGACGGGCTAAAGGCGGGCACGCGCCTGCAGGCGTTCTACGACATGAACGGCAGCAACAGCATCGACTTGCGCGTGACGCCGGTTTCGTACGCGACGACGCTCGCGGCGGAAAACGACAACGCGCGCGCGGCGGCCGCGCTGCTCGACACGATCATGGGCGCGCAGGACAAGGGCAGCGCGTCCGCGCTGCAAAGCCAGCTGATCTATGCGGTGGCCGGTGCGCACGCGGCGCAGATCGGCCCCGTCACGAAGACGCTCTCCGGCGAGATCCACGCGGACATGGCCGCGGCCGCGCCGCGCGCGGCGCTCGGCGTGCAGGGACAGGTCGCGGCGCATCTGTCGGATATCGCGACGGGGAGCATCGACCATGGTCAGACGCTCTGGGCGAACGTCACGCACGGCAACAACACCTCGGCAAGCGACAGTCACGCTTCCGGCTTCACCTCGCGCGACAACCAGGTGGCAACCGGCGCGGATATCGTGCGCAACGCCACGACGAAGGTGGGCGTCGGCTTCGCCTATACGCAGACCAACGTGTCGGCGGATTCGGGCAACGGCGCGATCGAGGAAAGCATGGGCTTCGTGTACGGGCAGCATGCGCTCGGCCGCGTGCTGATCGACGGCACGCTCGGCTATGGCGCGCAAAGCTGGGACACGCATCATGCCGACGCGCTGGGCACCACGTCCGGCCTCACCAGCGGCACGCACGGCCGCGACGTGCTCGCCGCCACGGGCGTGCGCCTGCCGGTGGACATCGGCACGCAGCGGCTCGAGCCGTTCGCCCGGGCGATCTACCAGCACGTGTCGCGCGATGCGAGCTCGGAAGGCGCGGCGTCGGCCGCGGCGCTGTCGCTCGACAGCTACTCGGGCAACGGCGTACGCATGATGACGGGGCTTGCCGGCGGCTCGCGTGTGCAGGACCCGCTCGCGCAGCGCGTGACCTACCGCTTCACGGCGGCCGTGGGCGTCGATGCCGGCAGTCTCACGCGACCGAGCGTCGACGCAAGCCTTGCGGGACTCGGCCTCACGACGACCTCGCCGCATTCGGGCCGCGTGTTCGGGCAGCTCGGCCTCGACGGCACGCTGCGGGTGTCGAAGAACGGCCATCTGTTCGCGCATGTCGAGGGCGAAGCGGCGGCTCGCCGGACGGCGTATGGTCTGACCGCCGGCGCGCGCGTCGCGTTCTGAGGTTCGAAGCAGTGCGGATCGCGACTCACGCGGTCCGCTCGATCAGAACGTATGGCGAATGCCCGCCATCACGCCGAGTTGACCGACGCCCGCATTCGGCGTCGTGCCCGGACCGCCCTGGCTCAGCGTGTAGCGCGCCTTCGCGCTGTTGAAGACATACCCGCTTTGCAGATAGACGCCGGTGCGCTTGGACAGCAGATAGGTGCCGCGCAGCGCGGCGAGCGTCGCGCGCGTGTCCTGCGCCGTGTCGACAGTGCGATACACGCCCCCATCGACGAACATCGCGGGTGTCACGAAGTACGTGCCCGTGAGATAGAAGATGTCGGTATGCACATCGGCGAGCGTCGGCGACACCGTTTGCACGCGGCGTCCGAGCCAGCCGCCGCCTACTTTCAACTGGCCGAGCTTGATATAGCCGTTCAATTGCGTGCGAGCATCCTTGTCGCCGCTGTTGGTCAGCGCAATCGGCGCGGTTCCGTTGAAGAGATTCGCGGCGGCGCCCGGACCGCCGCGCTGCTCGTCGTAGGACGCGGCGACGCCGAACGCATTCGCGTCATAGCGCAGGAGCACCGACCACTGCCGGCACGCGTTGTAGTTGCCGGGAATCGCACCCGCACAGGTTCCCTGTCCGGGCGAGTTGCCCGTTCCCGCCGAATCGCGGCCGAGCGCGTACGTGCCGCCTATCGTGACGCCGCTGAAGGTGCCTTTGTAGGCGACCGTATTGTCGCTGCGCGCATTGGGCATGTATGAATCGAGCGAGCCGGCGCCACCGTAGATATCCGGCCCGAGCTGATCGGCATCGACGATGGCCCAGTAAGACATGGTGTATTGCCGCCCGAAACTGAGCGTGCCGAAGCGGTTCGACACGCCGACCCACGCCTGCCGTCCGAACAGGCGGCCGCCCTGATTGACGTCGCCGGAGCGGACGTTGAAACCGTTCTCCAGCGTGAAAATAGCCGAGTAGCCGCCGCCCAGGTCCTCGACGCCGCGCATTCCCCAGCGCGAGGGCAGCGAGCCGGTGATGCCCGGCATCCGCACGACCTTGTCATCCGTCGGTCCCGCGTGCGTGACGAGTTCGATGCCCGTATCGAGAATTCCGTACAGCGTCACGCTGCTTTGCGCGTGCGCGCCGCAGCACAGCGTAAGCGCGGCAGCGCCCGCCATCATCTTGCGTTTCATGTCTCCGTCCTTTTATGTTTTTAGCGATGCCTATGCTTCGGTGTTGTGTATGAAGTTCTCCGGCACGGGCGGTCCCCATAGATAGAGCGAGTCCTCCGGAGCGAAATCGCCCGCGGGCCATGCGTGTCCCGCCGACACGAAATCGATATCCGCCGAGTACTCGCAGAAGGATCCCCACGGGTCTTCCACGTAATGGAAGTAGTTCGAGCCGAGCACATGACGTCCCGTGCCCCAGCCTTTCGTGTAACCGGCGGTCGCCATCTGCGCTGCGCCTTCGCCCACGCGGTTCACGTCATCGACGTCCCATGCCGCGTGATGCCAGCCGCGCGCGCTGCTCTTTGCGAACGCGACGAGGTGATGATCGCTGCCGTGCGGCGCATGCGTGAACGCGATGATGTCGCGCGACTGGTCGGAGAGGCGCAGGCCGAGCGCCGCGCCGTAGAAGTCGATCGCGCGCAGCACGTCCGGCGAAAACAGCAGCACGTGCGACAGGCGATTCGGCCTGACCCGTTTCACCTCGGAACGCGTGCAGTTGCCACGCGCATCCGCCGCGGCGCCCGTGAGCGCATGCGGCGTCTTCGATGACGGACTGGTCTTCGGTCCCGCCTTGACCTGAATGAGATTGCCATCGGGATCGCGGAACCAGAGGCCCTCGTCGCCATCGACGAATCGCGCGCCTGCGCCTTGCGCTTGCGCGCGAATCGTTGCGATATCGTGCTCGAAACAGTTGAAGCTCAGATACGCCAGCGACTTGTCCGCCGCGGGCAGCGCGCGCGCCCAGCGCCAGCCGTCGGCGGCGCGCAGTTCGAGTTCGTTCCGATGCGCGCCCGCACGCGCCACATCGAGCCCGAACGCCTTGAAAAAGCGCTCGGCTTCATCGACTGAAGGCACGTTGAGCGCGAAGTGATCGATCGAATGAACGGCAGCCATGATCGCCTCCCGAGGTTCAGCGCGCCGGTTCGTCCGCGATGACATTGCGCAGCACGCCCATGCCTTCGACGCTCACTTCGCACACGTCGCCCGCCTTCATCAGCAACTTCGGCGTGCGCGCCCAGCCGATGCCCGAGGGCGTCCCCGACACGATCACATCGCCCGCTTCGAGCGTGATCGCCTCGCTGATGATGCTGATGAGCGAAGCCACGTCGAACACCATCTCGTCGGTATTCGCGGACTGCACCACGTTGCCGTTCACGCGCGTTTCCAGCCGCAGGCCCCTGACGCCCGGCGGCAGTTCATCGGCGGTGATGAGATCGGGGCCGAACGCGCCGGTCGCATCGAAGTTCTTGCCCACGGTCCATTGCGGCGTCTTGAACTGATACTCGCGCACGGAGCCGTCGTTGAAGAGCGAATAACCCGCCACGCAGGCGAGCGCCTCGTCCTTTGCGATATGACGGCCGCCCTTGCCGATCACGACCGCGATCTCGCCTTCGTAGTCGAGTCCTTCGGAGTCCGTCACGCCGGGACGGATCATCGGCTGATCGTGCGCGACGAGGCTCGTGTTCACGCGCAGAAACAGCGTCGGATACGCGGGCTGCTCGTAGTTGCTCTCCTTCGTGTGATCGGCGAAATTGAGTCCCACGCAGATGATCTTCGGCGGGCGCTGCAAGGGCGGCAGCAAACGAAGTCCCGCCATCGGCAGCTTCTCTTCGCTGGCGCTTGCACGAGCCCATTCGTTCAGATCGACGCCGCGCGCCAGCACCGATTCCAGTGGCTCGATGCCGAGCACGCGCACATCGTCGCCATCGCGCACGCCGAGCGTCGCTTGTCCTTCCTTGATGAAATTCACGAACCGCATGTCTTGATCCTTTATCGAAATGGAAAAATTGCAGAGGTCAGGCGCGCGACCGATACACCCAGCCGTTCGCGAGCATCGCCAGTCCGGCGATGACAACCGGCGCCGCGAACAGCGCGAAGGCGGCCGTCAGCGAATGGAAGGTCGCGAGCAGCACGCCGCCCGTCATCGAACCGATGATCGAGCCGATGCGTCCCACCCCGAGCGCCCAGCTCACGCCAGTCGCGCGCGCCGCCGTCGTATAGAAGCCGGCGACCAGCACGTTTGCGCCGGTCTGCGCACCGGACAGCCCGAAGCCCGCCATGAACACCGTGACGTACACGAGGAACGGCTCGCCGATCGCCACGCCGATCAGCGCGATCGATACCGCCGCGATCGCATACGAGCCGGACAGCACGAAGAACGGATTCATCCGGTCCATCAGCCGCGCGTTGACGAGCGATCCGAGCGTGCCGCCGAGCGGCAGCATCGCGCCGACACGCGCCGCATGCGAGGCATCGATGCCCGCGCTGGTGATCACCGTCGGCAGCCAGCTGCTGACCTGGTAATAGACCCACAGCGTGCAGAAGAACGCGATCCACAACAGCAGCGTGCCCGTGCGATAGCGCGTGGAAAACAGCGTGCCGATCACGCTTTGTTGCGCGTGCTCGCGCCGCGCGTCTTCGGGCGCGAAGGTGTCGATGGGCGTATTCGCATCGCCGGTCAGGCGTTCGATGGTGCGGCGCGCTTCCTTTGCATAGCGCGGCTTGCCGGCCATGAAGCGGATCGATTCCGGCAGCCACAGCCAGATCACCGGCGCGAGCAGCAGCGGAAACACGCCGCCGAACACGAACACGCCCTGCCATCCGAACGTGGGCAACAGCAGCGACGCGACCGCGCCGCCGCCCGCGAGACCGAGCGTGAAGCCGCAAAACATCAGCGTGACGCGCATCGCGCGGCCGCGCGGCGGACTGAATTCGGACGACAGCGTGATCGAGTTGGGCATCGCGCCGCCGAGGCCCGCGCCGGTCAGAAAGCGCAGCGCGATGAGCCATCCCGCCGACGGCGCAAAGGCGCAGGCGAGACTGCCGAGGCCGAACAGAATCAGCGAGATCGCGATGACCCGCTTGCGGCCGATGCGATCCGCGAGCGGCCCGAACAGAAAGCTGCCGACCGTGAGGCCGAAGAGGCCCGCGCCGAAGATCGGCCCGAGTTGCGCGGGCGTCAGCGACCATGCCGATTTCAGGAGCGGCGCGACATAGCCGACCGACGCGACATCGAAGCCATCGGCGGCAACGACGAGAAAGCAGAGAACCAGCGTCAGGACCTGCAGCGGCGAGGTCTTCGCTTCATCGACGATGCCTTGCGGTGCAACGGATTGCGCATGCATGTTGGTGTGTCTCCGATCGATGCTTTTTTATTGAGTGACCAGCGCGGCTTCGTTCGCGCACAGTCCGACAGTGCGTCGCGCGGCCGCTTCGAACGCAAGGTCAAGCGCATCGCCACGCCACGCGACATGCTGGTCGGGACGAATCAGCACGTAGCCCGCGCCGTAGGCCTGCGCGACTTCCGCTTCGTCGATGCGTACGACCGCGAGTCGAGGCAGCGCACGGGCGGCGCGTTGCACGGCGTCGGCATCGAAAGCGGCGCTCGCGGCCTTCGTGCATAGCAGCGTGAAGCCCGGACCGAAGCGATCGAACAGCGATGCGCCATCGGCAAGCCAGACATGCGGCGCGCGATGCCCCGCGCGCGCGGTCGGCAGATAGAGATTCGCGGCATCGGGCGGCGGCGACCCCCCTTCCGCTTCCACGAGCGGCGATGCTTCATAACGCGTGCCGAGATGCACGCCGGGAATCACGAATTCGCCGGTGGCATGAAACGCCAGGTAATCGCCGATGGCTTCACGCGCGGCATCGCCCGATGCGCCCGCTTCGAATGCCGCGTCGGGCAGTCGCACG
The Caballeronia sp. NK8 genome window above contains:
- a CDS encoding MFS transporter, which translates into the protein MHAQSVAPQGIVDEAKTSPLQVLTLVLCFLVVAADGFDVASVGYVAPLLKSAWSLTPAQLGPIFGAGLFGLTVGSFLFGPLADRIGRKRVIAISLILFGLGSLACAFAPSAGWLIALRFLTGAGLGGAMPNSITLSSEFSPPRGRAMRVTLMFCGFTLGLAGGGAVASLLLPTFGWQGVFVFGGVFPLLLAPVIWLWLPESIRFMAGKPRYAKEARRTIERLTGDANTPIDTFAPEDARREHAQQSVIGTLFSTRYRTGTLLLWIAFFCTLWVYYQVSSWLPTVITSAGIDASHAARVGAMLPLGGTLGSLVNARLMDRMNPFFVLSGSYAIAAVSIALIGVAIGEPFLVYVTVFMAGFGLSGAQTGANVLVAGFYTTAARATGVSWALGVGRIGSIIGSMTGGVLLATFHSLTAAFALFAAPVVIAGLAMLANGWVYRSRA